Proteins encoded by one window of Hafnia alvei:
- a CDS encoding TonB family protein: MPAEEPEPINVVMVNPAMFAAPAPVAIPQPDAKPEAAPPPPPKEEPKPEPKPEPKPEPKPVIKPKPKPVKKEVVKPQPKKVVEEKPREETPTRTVTSPETSASSTSTHSSTSTTKASNNTASAPAVAAVPSGPQALSIVKPMYPARAFALKQEGKVVIRYDVDSNGRVTNVEIISAEPRNLFEREVKQALKKWRFATGREGKGLTKTIIFRITGDTEIQ, encoded by the coding sequence ATGCCCGCTGAGGAGCCGGAACCGATCAATGTGGTAATGGTTAACCCTGCGATGTTTGCCGCTCCGGCGCCTGTCGCGATCCCTCAGCCAGATGCCAAACCGGAGGCTGCTCCGCCGCCACCGCCAAAAGAAGAACCGAAGCCAGAACCAAAACCGGAACCAAAGCCTGAGCCTAAGCCGGTCATTAAGCCAAAACCAAAACCGGTGAAGAAAGAGGTCGTTAAACCTCAGCCGAAAAAAGTGGTTGAAGAAAAGCCGCGTGAAGAGACGCCAACTCGCACGGTGACGTCGCCTGAAACGTCAGCCTCTAGCACGTCGACGCACAGCAGCACATCAACGACGAAGGCGAGCAACAACACCGCCAGTGCCCCCGCGGTTGCCGCAGTACCCAGTGGCCCACAGGCCTTAAGCATTGTGAAACCGATGTATCCAGCGCGTGCCTTTGCGTTAAAACAAGAAGGCAAGGTTGTGATTCGTTATGACGTTGATAGCAATGGACGAGTGACGAACGTGGAGATCATCTCCGCTGAGCCGCGCAACTTGTTTGAACGCGAAGTGAAACAGGCGCTGAAGAAATGGCGTTTTGCGACGGGTCGTGAAGGGAAGGGATTGACCAAAACGATTATCTTCCGCATCACCGGTGATACTGAAATTCAATAA
- a CDS encoding YciI family protein, whose amino-acid sequence MLYLIFSQDVPDALDKRMTARPDHLARLQVLRDEGRLLTAGPLPAIDSNDPGAAGFLGSAIIAEFESLEHAKEWADADPYVAAGVYQAVTVVPYKKVF is encoded by the coding sequence ATGTTATATCTCATCTTCTCTCAGGATGTTCCCGACGCGCTGGATAAGCGAATGACCGCACGCCCTGATCATTTGGCTCGCTTGCAGGTCTTACGTGATGAGGGACGTCTGCTGACCGCCGGTCCACTTCCCGCCATCGACTCCAACGATCCCGGTGCGGCAGGTTTCTTAGGTTCAGCCATCATTGCCGAATTTGAATCGTTAGAGCATGCCAAAGAATGGGCCGATGCTGACCCTTACGTCGCGGCTGGCGTGTATCAGGCGGTTACCGTGGTACCGTATAAGAAAGTATTTTAA
- a CDS encoding Dps family protein, whose amino-acid sequence MATTKKATKSHIGLDTKQSAKLAEALNSLLGNYQVLYMNVRGYHWNITGPQFFELHVKFEDTYNDLLLKVDELAERILTLGYQPRHAFSEYLKTADIKEDTNVTDDKGTLKGLLAGYSVLLTQQREILELASEAGDEGTSSLMSDYIKEQEKQVWMLNAYLGK is encoded by the coding sequence ATGGCGACAACGAAAAAAGCGACAAAATCCCACATTGGTCTTGATACCAAACAATCTGCCAAACTGGCAGAAGCCCTCAATAGCCTGCTCGGCAACTACCAAGTGTTGTACATGAACGTGCGCGGCTATCATTGGAATATCACCGGACCACAGTTTTTTGAACTGCACGTGAAATTTGAAGATACCTATAACGATCTGCTGCTGAAAGTCGATGAGCTTGCCGAGCGTATCCTGACGCTGGGTTATCAGCCTCGTCACGCGTTCAGCGAGTATCTAAAAACAGCGGATATTAAAGAAGACACTAACGTGACCGACGATAAAGGTACGTTAAAAGGTCTACTGGCGGGCTATTCGGTTCTGCTGACGCAGCAGCGTGAAATTTTAGAGTTGGCAAGCGAGGCCGGCGACGAAGGGACGTCTTCTTTGATGAGCGACTACATCAAAGAGCAGGAAAAACAGGTTTGGATGTTAAATGCCTATCTGGGCAAATAA
- a CDS encoding YciY family protein, with translation MRRSRNEVGRWRMLRQVHRRRSCWLEGQSRRNRHIYSVRRLHKIQHHRSLLYSVAYEW, from the coding sequence ATGCGACGTAGTAGAAATGAAGTAGGGCGCTGGCGTATGTTGCGTCAGGTACACCGTCGACGCAGTTGCTGGTTAGAAGGCCAATCCCGCAGAAACCGACACATCTATAGTGTTCGCCGCTTACACAAAATTCAGCATCATCGTTCATTGCTGTATTCTGTGGCTTACGAGTGGTAG